From a single Caldalkalibacillus uzonensis genomic region:
- the larA gene encoding nickel-dependent lactate racemase: protein MKTTLLYGKQGLAIEVPDHSVILEPKNLPGLENEEEAVLHALRNPIGTAPLRDRVKKTDKVAIVISDITRPTPNHKLVPWLLKELHHVPLENFVIINGTGTHRDQTREEFVQMLGEWVVDNVRVINHHCHNKEELVKVGESRFGCHVYLNKEYVEADFKIVTGFIEPHFFAGFSGGPKGIMPGIAGIETIMTFHNARMIGDPLATWGNMVNNPVQEMAREVNRMCPPDFLLNVTLNREKEITAVFAGELFQAHDRGCAFAKEHAMIRCEHRFDVVITSNSGYPLDQNLYQAVKGMSAAHKIVKQGGTIICAAECSDGLPNHGNYAKILQMRKTPQEILDMINDPSFKIFDQWQVQKQAVIQVWADVYVYSSLPDKDVEKAMFNPTHDIEHTLEQLKEKYGENMSVAVLPLGPLTIPYVEE from the coding sequence ATGAAAACAACACTGCTTTACGGAAAACAAGGATTGGCGATTGAAGTACCGGATCATTCGGTCATTCTTGAACCAAAAAACTTGCCTGGACTTGAAAATGAAGAGGAAGCGGTTCTTCATGCCTTGCGAAATCCGATCGGGACAGCCCCATTACGCGATAGAGTGAAAAAAACGGATAAAGTGGCCATCGTCATCAGCGACATTACACGTCCCACCCCTAATCACAAGCTGGTTCCATGGTTATTAAAGGAATTGCATCACGTTCCCCTTGAAAACTTTGTTATCATTAACGGGACCGGAACCCATAGAGATCAAACGAGAGAAGAATTTGTTCAAATGTTGGGCGAGTGGGTTGTTGACAATGTTCGTGTCATCAATCATCATTGCCATAATAAAGAGGAGTTGGTCAAAGTCGGGGAAAGCCGATTTGGCTGTCATGTTTATTTGAATAAGGAGTATGTGGAAGCCGATTTCAAGATTGTGACTGGATTTATTGAGCCTCACTTCTTTGCGGGATTCTCCGGAGGACCGAAAGGGATCATGCCGGGGATTGCGGGAATCGAAACAATCATGACCTTCCACAATGCACGGATGATTGGCGATCCTTTAGCCACATGGGGAAATATGGTAAACAATCCAGTCCAGGAGATGGCCCGGGAAGTGAACCGGATGTGTCCGCCTGACTTCTTGTTGAATGTCACCTTAAACAGGGAGAAAGAAATTACGGCGGTATTTGCCGGGGAGTTGTTTCAAGCCCATGACCGGGGCTGCGCATTTGCCAAAGAACATGCGATGATCCGTTGCGAGCATCGTTTCGATGTGGTCATTACATCGAATTCAGGTTATCCGTTGGATCAAAATCTTTATCAAGCTGTAAAAGGGATGAGTGCCGCGCATAAAATCGTAAAACAGGGCGGAACCATTATTTGTGCAGCGGAATGTTCGGACGGTCTTCCCAATCATGGGAATTACGCAAAGATCCTTCAAATGAGAAAAACGCCCCAGGAAATCCTGGATATGATCAATGACCCGTCATTTAAAATCTTTGACCAATGGCAAGTACAAAAACAAGCCGTCATCCAGGTTTGGGCGGATGTTTACGTTTATTCGAGTTTGCCCGACAAAGATGTGGAAAAAGCCATGTTCAATCCTACTCATGATATCGAACACACATTGGAACAATTAAAGGAAAAATATGGTGAAAATATGAGTGTAGCTGTGCTTCCCCTCGGTCCATTAACGATTCCCTATGTTGAAGAGTAA
- a CDS encoding CdaR family transcriptional regulator, producing MLTKEIARDIVKETMIRLNRNVNMMDHTGKIIASGDASRLNQIHEGAQYVLETGQPLIIQNPSQWMGALPGINLPVVFQGQIVGVIGITGAPDEIGQVAELVKMITEMMINQAFVETQLEWKQRMKEIVFHELIQPKTNYEGVDQRLNLLQIHLHPPFHVTIVEFGEMTMKSQMLIKTLEDLLDDKKMVTGFLGFNRLFILSFGLAELTIIQNLEKVCAFMKRMGIPLKMGLGSAVEEKEKIWISYEEARIALDMGTQDQDLISYADIETRALLSQIDREFKQKFTSRILGNLSPKALQTLEVFFSCNLNLAKTAKALYVHRNTLIYRLKKIKQDTGYDPQNFEDAVTLQIALWMRQ from the coding sequence ATGCTGACCAAGGAAATTGCCCGCGACATTGTAAAGGAAACAATGATACGGCTGAATCGAAATGTCAATATGATGGATCACACTGGAAAGATCATCGCCTCCGGAGATGCTTCCCGGCTGAATCAAATTCATGAAGGTGCTCAGTATGTTTTGGAGACCGGCCAACCCTTAATTATTCAAAATCCTTCACAATGGATGGGAGCCCTCCCTGGTATCAATTTGCCCGTTGTATTCCAAGGTCAAATTGTGGGAGTCATTGGAATCACTGGAGCCCCGGATGAAATCGGGCAAGTCGCGGAGTTGGTCAAAATGATCACAGAGATGATGATCAACCAAGCTTTTGTTGAAACTCAATTGGAATGGAAACAGCGGATGAAAGAAATTGTTTTCCATGAATTAATTCAACCAAAAACTAATTATGAAGGGGTGGACCAGCGTTTAAATCTGTTACAGATTCATCTCCATCCCCCATTTCATGTGACTATTGTTGAATTTGGAGAAATGACCATGAAAAGCCAGATGTTGATTAAAACGCTAGAAGACCTTCTTGATGACAAAAAAATGGTCACCGGCTTTCTTGGCTTCAACCGTTTGTTCATTCTTTCTTTCGGCCTTGCTGAACTCACCATTATACAAAATTTGGAAAAGGTTTGCGCGTTTATGAAACGGATGGGGATTCCACTAAAAATGGGACTGGGTTCCGCAGTGGAAGAAAAGGAAAAGATATGGATCTCTTATGAAGAGGCAAGGATTGCCCTGGATATGGGGACCCAAGATCAGGATCTCATTTCTTATGCTGACATTGAGACGAGAGCATTGCTTTCTCAAATTGACAGGGAGTTTAAACAAAAATTTACTTCCCGGATTTTGGGAAACCTTTCGCCTAAAGCACTCCAAACACTGGAAGTATTTTTTTCCTGTAATTTGAATCTGGCCAAGACTGCCAAAGCACTATATGTGCACCGGAATACGTTGATTTACCGTTTGAAAAAAATCAAACAAGATACAGGTTATGATCCCCAAAATTTTGAAGATGCCGTTACGTTGCAGATTGCTCTATGGATGCGGCAATAG
- a CDS encoding GTP-binding protein produces MEDKRIPVTVLSGYLGAGKTTILNHVLNNKQGLKVAVIVNDLSEVNIDANLIQNEGALSRTDEKLVEMSNGCICCTLREDLLVEVERLAKEGRFDYILIESTGIGEPVPVAQTFTYVDEEQGIDLSKYCRLDTMVTVVDAYRFWIDFSSGESLMDRNQAVGEDDTRDVVDLLIDQIEFCDVLILNKCDLVNEQDLAKLEKLLRKLQPTAKFIRASHGQVDPREILNTGLFNFERASQSAGWIKELQKGEHTPETDEYGINSYVYRRKRPFHPERLARWFEEWPEEIVRAKGLVWLASRPDVANNISQAGPSIQFGPAGYWIAALPEEEREALLAEQPQLKQTLASEHGDRINEIVFIGIHLDPERVTKSLDECLVSDEEFKRSADDFVDPLP; encoded by the coding sequence ATGGAAGACAAACGGATTCCTGTGACGGTTTTAAGCGGGTACCTAGGGGCGGGGAAAACAACAATCCTTAATCATGTCTTAAACAACAAACAAGGGTTGAAAGTGGCCGTCATTGTGAATGATTTGAGTGAAGTGAATATTGATGCCAATTTAATTCAGAATGAAGGGGCTTTATCCCGCACTGATGAAAAGCTGGTGGAGATGTCCAACGGCTGTATTTGCTGTACATTGCGTGAAGACTTGCTGGTAGAGGTAGAACGTCTGGCCAAGGAAGGCCGGTTTGATTACATCTTAATTGAATCTACTGGCATAGGGGAACCCGTTCCGGTTGCCCAGACGTTTACCTATGTGGACGAGGAGCAGGGCATCGATTTATCCAAATACTGTCGCCTGGATACCATGGTCACAGTGGTTGACGCCTACCGTTTCTGGATCGACTTCTCTTCAGGGGAGAGCCTGATGGACCGCAATCAAGCGGTGGGAGAGGATGATACCCGGGACGTGGTTGATCTGCTTATTGATCAAATCGAGTTTTGTGATGTACTCATATTAAATAAATGCGATCTGGTCAATGAGCAGGACTTGGCGAAACTGGAGAAATTGTTACGCAAGCTGCAGCCGACAGCCAAGTTTATCAGGGCTTCCCATGGCCAGGTAGATCCCAGGGAAATTTTGAACACTGGCTTGTTTAACTTTGAGCGGGCCAGTCAATCGGCTGGATGGATCAAAGAATTACAAAAAGGAGAACATACTCCGGAAACAGATGAGTACGGCATCAACTCCTATGTATACCGGCGCAAAAGGCCTTTTCATCCTGAACGACTGGCCCGGTGGTTTGAAGAGTGGCCAGAAGAAATAGTTCGGGCCAAAGGGCTGGTCTGGTTAGCTTCCCGTCCAGACGTTGCTAACAATATAAGTCAAGCGGGTCCTTCGATTCAATTCGGTCCAGCCGGCTACTGGATAGCTGCTTTGCCAGAAGAGGAGCGGGAGGCTCTACTAGCTGAACAACCTCAATTGAAGCAAACGTTGGCTTCGGAGCATGGTGACAGAATTAATGAGATCGTATTTATCGGGATTCATCTGGATCCTGAAAGGGTGACAAAATCCCTTGATGAGTGCCTGGTTTCAGATGAAGAGTTCAAACGTTCGGCGGATGACTTTGTCGATCCGTTACCATAA
- the gltB gene encoding glutamate synthase large subunit: MRQNGLPEKQGLYDPQFEHDACGIGFLAHMKGKKSHAIVQDALHMLRNLDHRGGQGDEPTTGDGAGILLQIPHAFLVKACSQEGINLPAPGEYGVGMIFLPHDDEVRSQFESIVGRIIKEEGQTLLGWRTVPVENEFLGQRAKAAQPFIRQVFIGRSADLTDDLDFERRLYVIRKRAENEIGALEEVKDHPFYVASLSSRTVVYKGMLTSDQLDRFYLDLKDPDVTTAVAMVHSRFSTNTFPSWERAHPNRYTIHNGEFNTLKGNVNWMHAREAVCESPYFGQDMEKIRPVIDQDGSDSAMFDNALEFLMLSGRSLAHAVMMMIPEPWVHDQHMDPEKRAFYEYHSCLMEPWDGPAAIAFTDGKQVGACLDRNGLRPARYYVTKDERVIMASEVGVLDIPEENIVLKERLHPGHMLLVDLEEGRIVSDQELKQQIATEHPYQEWLDEHLIDLDELETNNPEMPQADFDSLTQRQNAFGYTKEELDKMIKPMVEGGEDPVGSMGYDAPLAVLSKKPQLLYNYFKQMFAQVTNPPIDAIREEVVTAVSTTIGPERNLLHPEPESCRHIRLETPILTNEQLARLRANTREGLKAATLPITFPVAEGEQGLEKALQALFQAADKALQSGASLLILSDRNVDEAHAAMPALLAASGLHHHLIRQGTRTKASIIVESGEPREVHHFCVLLGYGTDAINPYLAFESIEYMVENQILKDITVEQAIAKYIKAATKGILKVISKMGISTIQSYKGAQIFEAIGIAQTVIDKYFTWTTSRLGGIDLDIIAKEALLRHERGYGDPEQAQQLDSGDDFQFRRNGDTEHMFEPKVIHQLQKACRNNDYEEYKKFAELANSFHEKQNSLRGLLKFKTDRQPVPLDEVEPVESICRRFKTGAMSYGALSKEAHEALAIAMNRIGGKSNSGEGGEDPARFTRDKNGDWRRSAIKQVASGRFGVTSHYLTNADEIQIKMAQGAKPGEGGQLPGNKVYPWIAEVRGSTPGVGLISPPPHHDIYSIEDLAQLIHDLKNANPQARISVKLVSEAGVGTVAAGVAKGRADTVLISGYDGGTGAAAKTSIKHAGLPWELGLAETHQTLVLNNLRDRIAVETDGKMMTGRDVVIATLLGAEEYGFSTAPLVVLGCVMARVCHLNTCPVGVATQDPKLRERFKGDPEYIVNYMRFIAQEVRELMAQLGFRTIDEMVGRTDVLEPKQAIDHWKASGLDLSPLLYQPPVEGQHKRYNSQRQDHGLDQALDKQLIERCGPALEKQETVEASFPIKNTNRVVGTMLGHEVTKRYGAEGLPEDTIRLHFTGSAGQSFGAFVPKGITLTLEGDANDYFGKGLSGGKLIAYPSPKATFKAEENMIIGNVAFYGATGGEAYIRGLAGERFCVRNSGARVVVEGVGDHGCEYMTGGRVVILGPTGKNFAAGMSGGIAYVLDEKNTFKSTCNTELIEFESLQDPAEIAEVKAMIEKHVQYTGSEHAKRILEQWDLVVSCFVKVIPKDYKRMVETIARVEQEQGLSGYEAALVAFEEVVGTQTKKKKKKQIAVSAK, translated from the coding sequence ATGAGACAGAACGGACTGCCTGAAAAACAGGGACTTTATGATCCCCAATTTGAACACGATGCCTGTGGAATCGGCTTTTTAGCTCATATGAAAGGTAAAAAATCGCATGCCATCGTGCAAGATGCGTTACACATGTTACGCAATTTAGACCACCGGGGCGGACAGGGGGATGAACCGACCACCGGAGATGGGGCCGGTATTTTGCTGCAGATTCCCCATGCCTTTTTAGTCAAGGCCTGTTCCCAGGAAGGTATCAACCTTCCCGCTCCCGGCGAATATGGTGTGGGCATGATTTTTCTCCCTCATGATGATGAAGTGCGCAGTCAATTTGAATCCATCGTAGGACGGATCATAAAAGAAGAAGGGCAAACCTTGCTTGGCTGGCGTACGGTTCCCGTGGAAAACGAATTTTTGGGCCAAAGAGCCAAAGCCGCCCAACCGTTTATCCGTCAGGTATTTATTGGCCGCAGTGCTGATCTGACAGATGATCTGGATTTTGAGCGCCGCCTGTACGTGATCCGCAAACGGGCAGAAAACGAAATCGGGGCTCTTGAAGAGGTCAAAGACCATCCCTTCTACGTTGCCAGCCTGTCCAGCCGGACAGTTGTCTATAAAGGGATGCTCACTTCTGACCAGTTGGACCGTTTTTACCTGGATCTCAAAGACCCGGATGTCACCACGGCAGTCGCTATGGTGCACTCCCGGTTCAGTACGAACACTTTCCCCAGCTGGGAGCGTGCCCATCCCAACCGCTATACCATTCACAACGGGGAGTTTAACACTTTAAAAGGCAATGTGAACTGGATGCATGCCCGTGAAGCCGTATGTGAATCCCCTTATTTTGGCCAGGACATGGAAAAAATCCGCCCCGTCATTGATCAGGATGGCAGTGACTCTGCCATGTTTGACAATGCCTTGGAGTTCTTGATGTTATCGGGACGTTCTCTGGCCCATGCCGTGATGATGATGATTCCGGAACCGTGGGTTCATGATCAGCATATGGATCCGGAAAAACGGGCCTTTTATGAGTATCACAGTTGTTTGATGGAACCATGGGATGGACCGGCTGCCATTGCTTTTACGGACGGAAAACAGGTGGGCGCTTGTCTGGACCGCAACGGCTTGCGTCCTGCCCGCTATTATGTCACTAAGGATGAGCGGGTGATTATGGCTTCTGAAGTCGGTGTCTTGGACATCCCGGAAGAGAATATTGTGCTTAAAGAACGGTTGCATCCTGGCCATATGCTGCTGGTTGACCTGGAAGAGGGACGCATTGTCTCCGACCAGGAACTAAAACAACAAATCGCCACAGAACACCCTTACCAGGAGTGGCTGGATGAACATTTAATTGACCTGGATGAGCTTGAAACGAACAATCCTGAAATGCCCCAAGCCGATTTTGACAGCTTAACCCAGCGTCAAAACGCTTTTGGCTACACCAAAGAAGAACTGGATAAAATGATCAAACCAATGGTGGAGGGTGGCGAAGATCCAGTCGGATCCATGGGCTATGATGCCCCCTTGGCGGTGTTGTCTAAAAAGCCACAGCTCTTGTATAACTATTTCAAGCAAATGTTTGCCCAGGTAACCAACCCGCCTATTGATGCCATCCGCGAGGAAGTGGTCACAGCGGTCAGCACCACTATCGGTCCGGAGCGCAATTTGCTCCATCCTGAACCGGAAAGCTGCCGCCATATTCGCCTGGAGACACCGATTTTGACCAACGAACAGCTGGCTCGCCTCCGGGCCAACACCCGCGAAGGGCTCAAGGCAGCCACACTGCCTATCACGTTCCCTGTCGCTGAAGGTGAACAAGGCCTGGAAAAGGCTCTGCAAGCCTTATTCCAAGCAGCGGATAAAGCGTTGCAAAGCGGTGCAAGCCTCCTGATTTTGTCTGACCGCAATGTGGATGAAGCGCATGCTGCTATGCCTGCGCTCTTGGCTGCTTCAGGTTTGCACCATCATCTCATCCGTCAGGGCACACGCACCAAAGCCAGCATCATTGTCGAATCTGGAGAGCCGCGGGAAGTCCATCATTTCTGTGTGCTCCTGGGTTACGGCACTGATGCAATCAACCCGTATCTTGCCTTTGAATCTATTGAATATATGGTTGAAAATCAAATTCTGAAAGACATCACGGTGGAGCAAGCCATTGCCAAATATATTAAAGCGGCGACCAAAGGGATTCTCAAAGTCATCTCCAAAATGGGGATCTCCACCATCCAGAGCTACAAAGGCGCACAAATCTTTGAAGCGATCGGTATTGCCCAGACTGTGATCGACAAATATTTCACCTGGACCACCTCCCGCCTGGGCGGCATCGATCTCGACATCATCGCCAAAGAGGCCTTGCTCCGCCATGAACGGGGCTATGGAGATCCTGAACAGGCCCAGCAGCTGGACAGTGGAGACGACTTCCAGTTCAGACGCAATGGCGATACGGAGCACATGTTTGAACCCAAGGTGATCCACCAGCTGCAAAAAGCTTGCCGTAACAACGATTATGAGGAATACAAAAAATTTGCCGAACTGGCCAACAGCTTCCATGAGAAACAAAACAGCTTGCGCGGTCTGCTTAAGTTTAAAACAGACCGGCAGCCCGTCCCCTTAGACGAAGTAGAGCCGGTCGAATCCATCTGCCGCCGCTTCAAAACGGGCGCCATGTCCTATGGGGCTTTAAGCAAGGAAGCCCATGAAGCTCTGGCCATTGCCATGAACCGCATCGGTGGCAAAAGCAACTCCGGTGAAGGGGGAGAAGATCCGGCCCGCTTCACCCGTGACAAAAACGGTGACTGGCGCCGCAGTGCGATCAAGCAGGTTGCATCCGGCCGCTTTGGGGTGACCAGTCATTACCTGACCAACGCCGATGAGATTCAGATCAAAATGGCCCAAGGAGCCAAGCCGGGCGAAGGGGGACAATTGCCGGGGAACAAAGTGTATCCGTGGATTGCAGAAGTGAGAGGTTCTACCCCGGGTGTCGGACTGATTTCACCGCCTCCGCACCATGACATCTACTCAATTGAAGACCTGGCCCAATTAATTCATGATCTGAAAAATGCCAACCCTCAAGCCCGCATCAGCGTCAAGCTGGTTTCTGAAGCGGGAGTAGGCACTGTGGCAGCCGGAGTGGCTAAAGGCCGGGCCGATACCGTATTAATCAGCGGCTATGACGGCGGTACAGGTGCAGCAGCCAAAACGAGCATTAAGCACGCCGGTTTACCCTGGGAACTGGGATTGGCTGAAACTCATCAAACGCTGGTCCTGAACAATTTGCGTGACCGCATTGCTGTTGAAACTGACGGTAAAATGATGACGGGGCGTGATGTGGTTATTGCCACCCTGCTGGGAGCCGAGGAGTACGGCTTCTCTACCGCTCCTTTGGTGGTGCTCGGGTGCGTGATGGCCCGTGTCTGCCACCTGAATACATGTCCGGTAGGAGTAGCCACCCAAGATCCTAAACTGCGGGAACGCTTCAAGGGTGATCCGGAATACATTGTCAACTACATGCGCTTTATCGCCCAAGAGGTCAGAGAATTAATGGCCCAGCTCGGCTTCCGCACCATTGATGAAATGGTGGGCCGCACCGATGTGCTTGAGCCGAAGCAAGCCATTGACCACTGGAAAGCCAGCGGTCTTGATCTGTCACCGCTGCTTTACCAGCCTCCGGTGGAAGGCCAGCACAAACGTTACAACTCTCAAAGACAGGATCATGGTTTAGATCAAGCGCTGGATAAGCAGCTGATAGAACGCTGCGGACCGGCCCTGGAGAAACAAGAAACAGTGGAAGCCTCTTTCCCAATCAAAAACACCAACCGTGTGGTAGGCACCATGCTGGGACATGAAGTGACGAAGCGTTACGGTGCTGAAGGCTTGCCTGAAGATACGATCCGCCTGCACTTTACCGGTTCAGCCGGCCAAAGTTTTGGCGCTTTTGTACCCAAAGGGATAACCTTAACCCTGGAAGGAGACGCCAACGACTACTTCGGCAAAGGACTGTCCGGCGGCAAGCTCATTGCCTACCCGTCACCCAAAGCCACATTTAAAGCGGAAGAAAACATGATTATCGGTAACGTCGCTTTCTATGGGGCCACCGGGGGTGAAGCTTATATCCGCGGCTTGGCTGGAGAGCGCTTCTGCGTCCGTAACAGCGGAGCCCGGGTGGTCGTGGAAGGTGTCGGTGACCACGGGTGCGAATATATGACTGGCGGCCGGGTCGTGATTCTTGGTCCGACTGGCAAGAACTTTGCAGCTGGTATGTCCGGCGGTATCGCCTATGTGCTGGATGAGAAAAACACCTTTAAATCCACCTGCAACACAGAATTAATCGAGTTTGAATCCTTGCAAGATCCCGCTGAAATCGCAGAAGTTAAGGCGATGATTGAGAAGCACGTGCAATATACGGGAAGCGAACATGCTAAGAGAATCCTGGAGCAGTGGGACTTGGTTGTGTCCTGCTTCGTCAAAGTAATTCCGAAAGATTACAAGCGTATGGTCGAGACCATTGCCCGTGTTGAACAAGAGCAAGGTTTAAGCGGATATGAAGCAGCCCTTGTTGCCTTTGAAGAAGTCGTCGGTACACAAACCAAGAAAAAGAAGAAAAAGCAGATTGCAGTATCTGCTAAATAG
- a CDS encoding DUF1811 family protein, producing MTRMSEMSREELEREMRRLLAEARKKEQAGFISEANILEQKFYMAKSYLMDPAEIKIGGTYRVVGEKGIFTVEYINGVFAWGKLDTSPEERGFPIGRLEEVKEN from the coding sequence ATGACCAGAATGAGTGAGATGAGCAGGGAAGAACTGGAGCGGGAAATGCGGCGGCTGTTGGCTGAAGCAAGGAAAAAGGAGCAAGCTGGGTTTATTTCTGAGGCTAATATATTGGAGCAAAAATTTTACATGGCTAAATCGTATCTGATGGATCCGGCTGAGATTAAAATAGGAGGCACATACAGAGTTGTCGGTGAAAAAGGCATCTTCACTGTAGAGTATATAAACGGCGTGTTTGCTTGGGGGAAGCTGGATACATCACCGGAGGAACGTGGTTTCCCCATTGGAAGATTAGAAGAGGTAAAAGAGAACTAA
- a CDS encoding glycerate kinase, with amino-acid sequence MKIVIAPDSFKGSVSAWEASLAIEKGIKRVLPKAETVLVPVADGGEGTLDSLVAATNGRKVAVSVTGPLHRPVQAAYGVLGDGETCVIEMASASGLCLVPPEERNPMVTTTYGTGELIKKALDDGCRRFILAIGGSATNDGGIGMLQALGIRLYDSKGNPIGWGGQALGDIADIDDRNFDPRIEESQFLIASDVQNPLIGPHGASHVFGPQKGATPEMVEQLDHYLTRWADLVEKKKGIRLHDLPGAGAAGGIGGAFQAFFPATMKRGIDIVIEFTRLGEKMRGAELAFTGEGQIDFQTASGKTPMGVAQEAQKQGVPVFVLAGSVGPGVETLYQYGIHSIHSIVSGPMSLEEAIDRAEELLAQTAEQVVRTYMANPAHHE; translated from the coding sequence GTGAAAATTGTAATTGCACCTGATTCTTTCAAGGGCAGTGTATCGGCATGGGAAGCTTCGCTTGCAATCGAAAAGGGAATTAAACGTGTACTGCCAAAAGCGGAAACGGTCCTTGTTCCCGTAGCGGATGGAGGAGAAGGTACGCTGGATAGTCTTGTTGCCGCCACCAACGGTCGGAAGGTGGCGGTATCCGTGACCGGGCCCTTGCACAGGCCGGTTCAGGCAGCATATGGCGTGTTGGGAGATGGGGAAACCTGTGTGATCGAAATGGCCAGCGCTTCCGGCCTATGTCTCGTCCCTCCCGAAGAGAGAAATCCCATGGTAACGACAACCTACGGAACGGGGGAGTTAATTAAAAAAGCCCTTGATGACGGATGTCGCCGTTTTATTTTGGCGATTGGCGGAAGCGCAACCAATGATGGCGGAATAGGGATGCTGCAGGCTCTGGGTATTCGGCTTTATGATAGTAAAGGGAATCCCATCGGATGGGGCGGGCAGGCCTTGGGCGATATCGCCGATATTGATGATCGAAACTTTGATCCTCGTATTGAGGAGTCCCAATTTTTAATTGCCTCCGACGTACAAAACCCTTTGATTGGTCCTCATGGAGCTTCCCATGTGTTTGGTCCGCAAAAAGGGGCAACACCGGAAATGGTGGAACAATTGGATCATTATCTCACTCGTTGGGCGGATCTGGTGGAAAAGAAAAAAGGGATCCGTTTGCACGACCTGCCTGGAGCGGGGGCGGCTGGCGGGATTGGGGGAGCATTTCAAGCCTTTTTCCCAGCCACAATGAAACGGGGGATCGATATTGTGATTGAGTTCACCAGGCTGGGGGAAAAAATGAGAGGAGCTGAGTTGGCCTTCACAGGGGAAGGACAAATCGATTTCCAAACCGCTTCCGGAAAAACACCGATGGGAGTGGCCCAGGAAGCCCAAAAGCAGGGGGTACCGGTGTTTGTCTTAGCAGGCTCTGTGGGGCCTGGAGTGGAAACCCTCTATCAATATGGGATCCATAGTATTCATAGTATTGTCAGCGGTCCAATGTCCCTCGAGGAAGCGATCGATCGTGCCGAAGAATTACTGGCGCAAACGGCGGAACAAGTTGTACGAACATATATGGCAAATCCAGCTCATCATGAATAG
- a CDS encoding LysM peptidoglycan-binding domain-containing protein, which produces MPVAHGTHFIYTVRPTDTLYWIATILGSDINQLERLNALYPPFTDPGLIFPGQVLIAPSVFFPDDQVIYIVNWGDTLGSIADRFGTTVEMLLETNPQIIDPDLLAPSQLIRVPAAIYVISPGDTLSRIAETFEVSIQSIITANRGRPFFSPDLLYPGYGLIIPHTA; this is translated from the coding sequence TTGCCTGTGGCTCATGGAACACATTTTATTTATACTGTCCGGCCCACTGATACACTTTATTGGATTGCTACCATATTAGGCAGCGATATCAATCAACTTGAACGCCTAAACGCCCTTTACCCACCATTTACTGATCCTGGCCTCATTTTTCCAGGTCAGGTCCTGATTGCCCCATCCGTTTTCTTTCCTGATGATCAAGTCATTTATATTGTGAATTGGGGAGATACCCTCGGTAGCATTGCTGATCGGTTTGGAACTACTGTGGAAATGTTGCTGGAGACGAATCCCCAGATTATCGACCCGGATTTGCTTGCTCCCAGCCAACTCATCAGGGTTCCTGCGGCTATTTATGTCATCTCTCCAGGAGACACGCTCTCCCGGATTGCCGAAACATTTGAGGTTTCCATCCAGTCCATTATTACAGCAAATCGAGGGCGCCCGTTTTTTTCACCGGATTTACTGTATCCGGGATATGGGCTAATTATTCCGCACACAGCATAA